CTTGTCGTCGAGCATGAAACCGGCCACCTTCCGCGCATGGTCGAGGTAGCGTTTGTCGCCCGTGTAACGGTAGCAGGCCGTATAGCCGTAGACGGCCCATGCCTGTCCGCGCGCCCACGCCGAATCGTCGGCATAGCCCTGCGCCGTGCAGCGTCCGCGCACGTCGCCCGTCGTCAGGTCGTAGTCCACGACGTGATAGCAGCTGTAATCGTCGCGGAAGTGCTCCTTCATCGTTCGGTCGGCATGCTTCACCGCGATATTATAATAGGTGCTGTCGCCCGAAAACTCCGTGGCCTTGAACATCAGTTCGAGATTCATCATGTTGTCGATGATCACCGGGCACTGCCAGCCGCGCTCGCCCTGCCAGCCGCGGTCGGCGTCCCACGACTGGATGACGCCCGGCACCGGCCGGAAACGCGTCGCGAGCGACTTGGCCGTCTGGACGATCACATCCTCGTAGCCGGGTATGTTTTTCAGCCGCAGTCCGTTGCCGTAGCTGTCGTAGACCATGAAGCCCACGTCGTGATGCCATTGCAGGTACTGCACCGAATCGAGGATCTCGGTATGCTTCCGTGCGCGCGCGGCCCATGCCTCGTCGCCCGTCAGTTCGTACATGTACCACAGCGTCCCGGCGAAGAAACCGCTCACCCAGTCGTCGACGGGCACGTAGTCGATCCGCCCGTTCTTCCAGGTCGAGGGGATGCGGATCACACCGCCCGTCTCGCTCGAATCGGCCAGCATGCCGATCTGCTTTTCGGCGACGGCGATGTTTTCGTCAATGATCGAAGCGCGCTTCGAAGGCTGCGAGCAGGCGGCAGCCCCTGCCAGGAGGAGCGCGACGGTCGCATATTTAAATAAGATCTTCATAAATTAGGTGATTAACATGATTATTTTGGTAAACCAAATCAGCTTTTCGGACAAAGGTAAAGTTTTTTTCGGACTTGCAACATATTTTAATAATCTTTTCTGATGAATGTAAAATTTTTATTATTTTCTCTTTGAAAAATTTTGGCGAACCAATTTCTTTATTTATTTTTGACCAAATATGAATCTATGAAAAATATGTTAAAACACGCTGTACCAGCGATTTGGATACTATTCAGCACGCTTTGGG
This Alistipes shahii WAL 8301 DNA region includes the following protein-coding sequences:
- a CDS encoding glycoside hydrolase family 88 protein — translated: MKILFKYATVALLLAGAAACSQPSKRASIIDENIAVAEKQIGMLADSSETGGVIRIPSTWKNGRIDYVPVDDWVSGFFAGTLWYMYELTGDEAWAARARKHTEILDSVQYLQWHHDVGFMVYDSYGNGLRLKNIPGYEDVIVQTAKSLATRFRPVPGVIQSWDADRGWQGERGWQCPVIIDNMMNLELMFKATEFSGDSTYYNIAVKHADRTMKEHFRDDYSCYHVVDYDLTTGDVRGRCTAQGYADDSAWARGQAWAVYGYTACYRYTGDKRYLDHARKVAGFMLDDKNMPADLVPYWDYDAPNIPNEPRDVSTAAIIASAFYEMYTYTGDGLYKQKADRIVESLSSPAYRAPVGGNGGFLLMHSVGSIPHGSNIDVPLNYADYYFLEALIRKGRLEAGEPLF